From Carya illinoinensis cultivar Pawnee chromosome 5, C.illinoinensisPawnee_v1, whole genome shotgun sequence, one genomic window encodes:
- the LOC122311736 gene encoding low affinity sulfate transporter 3 isoform X1, which produces MISAVPTETFSVETRQLDIEDSSRVPRAEWVLNSPDPPGLCHELLGSIKETVFPNRKKPSSSSKMKNPWRFAVASFLQGLFPILSWGKNYKVSTFKSDLMAGLTLASLSIPQSIGYASLAKLDPQYGLYTSVVPPLIYALMGSSRELAIGPVAVVSMLLSSMVQQIQDPMADPIAYRKLIFTVTFFAGTFQALFGIFRLGFLVDFLSHAAIVGFMAGAAIIIGLQQLKGLLGISHFTVKTDVVSVLESVVRSINSELSPLNFVLGCSFLIFLLFTRFLGRRNKNLFWLPAIAPLISVVLSTLIVFLTKADKHGVQIIKHIKRGLNQSSVHQLQFKGPHVGQAAKVGLVSAIIALTEAIAVGRSFASIRGYHLDGNQEMVAMGFMNVAGSLSSCYVATGSFSRTAVNVSSGCQTVVSNLVMAITVLLSLELLTRLLYFTPIAILASIILSALPGLIDINEAYNIWKVDKLDFLACIGAFLGVLFASVEIGLLAAVTISFGKILLKSIRPGIEELGRLPGTDIFCDISQYPMAIKTPAILIIRIDSSSMCFVNANFIRERILGLMKEEEDKMTENANGTVQALILDMSNMMNIDTSGIIALEELHRKLVSQGKELALANPRMKVIHRLKVAKFVEKVGRGWVFLTVCEAVDACLGSKSVNLDT; this is translated from the exons ATGATCAGTGCGGTTCCAACTGAGACCTTCAGTGTGGAGACTCGGCAGCTCGACATCGAGGATTCTAGTCGGGTTCCGAGGGCTGAATGGGTGCTCAATTCTCCTGACCCACCAGGTCTATGCCACGAGCTCCTAGGTTCAATCAAAGAGACAGTCTTTCCTAACAGAAAGAAGCCATCTTCATCCTCCAAGATGAAGAATCCATGGAGATTTGCTGTGGCTTCATTCCTGCAGGGTCTATTTCCCATCCTCAGCTGGGGAAAGAATTACAAGGTTTCAACGTTTAAAAGCGATCTGATGGCGGGTTTGACACTGGCTAGCCTTAGCATTCCTCAG AGTATAGGATATGCTAGTTTAGCAAAACTTGATCCTCAATATGGCCTGT ACACAAGCGTTGTCCCTCCTCTGATTTATGCTCTGATGGGGAGCTCAAGAGAGCTAGCTATTGGACCAGTAGCTGTCGTTTCCATGCTGCTCTCCTCCATGGTTCAGCAAATACAAGATCCTATGGCTGATCCCATTGCCTACAGAAAACTCATTTTCACAGTGACCTTCTTCGCTGGGACTTTCCAAGCTCTATTTGGAATATTCAG ATTAGGATTTCTTGTGGATTTTCTTTCACACGCTGCCATTGTTGGATTCATGGCGGGTGCAGCCATTATCATTGGTCTTCAGCAGCTAAAAGGGCTACTTGGGATTAGTCACTTCACAGTCAAAACAGATGTGGTGTCGGTCCTAGAGTCTGTTGTTAGATCAATTAACAGTGAA TTGTCCCCTCTGAATTTCGTCCTTGGTTGTTCATTCCTGATCTTCCTCCTATTTACTAGATTTCTA GGCCGGAGAAACAAGAACCTCTTCTGGTTGCCTGCTATCGCTCCTTTGATATCAGTAGTGTTATCCACTTTGATTGTGTTTTTGACAAAAGCTGATAAGCACGGAGTTCAGATTATAAAACACATCAAAAGGGGACTAAATCAAAGTTCAGTTCATCAATTACAATTTAAAGGTCCACATGTTGGACAAGCAGCAAAAGTTGGACTAGTTTCTGCAATTATTGCTCTCACG GAAGCCATCGCTGTTGGCCGATCTTTCGCTTCCATTAGGGGCTATCACCTGGATGGGAACCAGGAAATGGTAGCCATGGGCTTTATGAACGTAGCAGGATCTTTATCCTCATGCTACGTGGCAACTG GGTCATTCTCTAGGACAGCCGTAAATGTCAGCTCAGGATGTCAAACAGTAGTGTCAAATTTAGTGATGGCCATTACTGTGCTTCTGTCACTGGAATTGCTTACTAGGCTCCTGTACTTCACTCCGATTGCAATCCTAGCTTCAATCATTCTGTCTGCTCTTCCTGGACTTATTGACATAAATGAAGCTTACAATATCTGGAAGGTTGACAAATTAGATTTCCTTGCATGTATTGGTGCATTTCTTGGGGTCTTGTTTGCATCAGTGGAGATTGGCCTTCTGGCTGCG GTAACAATctcatttggaaaaatattactaaaatcaATTCGACCCGGCATAGAAGAACTGGGGAGACTTCCTGGAACAGATATCTTCTGTGACATAAGCCAATACCCGATGGCCATTAAGACTCCGGCCATCCTGATAATCCGCATCGACTCTTCTTCCATGTGCTTTGTTAATGCCAATTTCATAAGAGAAAG GATATTAGGGTtgatgaaagaagaagaagataaaatgaCAGAAAATGCAAATGGAACTGTGCAAGCATTAATCCTTGACATGTCCA ACATGATGAACATTGACACTTCAGGAATTATAGCACTAGAGGAACTGCACAGGAAGTTGGTTTCTCAAGGCAAAGAA TTAGCTCTAGCAAACCCAAGGATGAAAGTGATTCACAGGCTGAAGGTGGCTAAATTTGTAGAAAAAGTTGGAAGAGGATGGGTTTTCCTCACTGTCTGCGAAGCTGTAGATGCA
- the LOC122311736 gene encoding low affinity sulfate transporter 3 isoform X2: protein MISAVPTETFSVETRQLDIEDSSRVPRAEWVLNSPDPPGLCHELLGSIKETVFPNRKKPSSSSKMKNPWRFAVASFLQGLFPILSWGKNYKVSTFKSDLMAGLTLASLSIPQSIGYASLAKLDPQYGLYTSVVPPLIYALMGSSRELAIGPVAVVSMLLSSMVQQIQDPMADPIAYRKLIFTVTFFAGTFQALFGIFRLGFLVDFLSHAAIVGFMAGAAIIIGLQQLKGLLGISHFTVKTDVVSVLESVVRSINSELSPLNFVLGCSFLIFLLFTRFLGRRNKNLFWLPAIAPLISVVLSTLIVFLTKADKHGVQIIKHIKRGLNQSSVHQLQFKGPHVGQAAKVGLVSAIIALTEAIAVGRSFASIRGYHLDGNQEMVAMGFMNVAGSLSSCYVATGSFSRTAVNVSSGCQTVVSNLVMAITVLLSLELLTRLLYFTPIAILASIILSALPGLIDINEAYNIWKVDKLDFLACIGAFLGVLFASVEIGLLAAVTISFGKILLKSIRPGIEELGRLPGTDIFCDISQYPMAIKTPAILIIRIDSSSMCFVNANFIRERILGLMKEEEDKMTENANGTVQALILDMSNMMNIDTSGIIALEELHRKLVSQGKEL from the exons ATGATCAGTGCGGTTCCAACTGAGACCTTCAGTGTGGAGACTCGGCAGCTCGACATCGAGGATTCTAGTCGGGTTCCGAGGGCTGAATGGGTGCTCAATTCTCCTGACCCACCAGGTCTATGCCACGAGCTCCTAGGTTCAATCAAAGAGACAGTCTTTCCTAACAGAAAGAAGCCATCTTCATCCTCCAAGATGAAGAATCCATGGAGATTTGCTGTGGCTTCATTCCTGCAGGGTCTATTTCCCATCCTCAGCTGGGGAAAGAATTACAAGGTTTCAACGTTTAAAAGCGATCTGATGGCGGGTTTGACACTGGCTAGCCTTAGCATTCCTCAG AGTATAGGATATGCTAGTTTAGCAAAACTTGATCCTCAATATGGCCTGT ACACAAGCGTTGTCCCTCCTCTGATTTATGCTCTGATGGGGAGCTCAAGAGAGCTAGCTATTGGACCAGTAGCTGTCGTTTCCATGCTGCTCTCCTCCATGGTTCAGCAAATACAAGATCCTATGGCTGATCCCATTGCCTACAGAAAACTCATTTTCACAGTGACCTTCTTCGCTGGGACTTTCCAAGCTCTATTTGGAATATTCAG ATTAGGATTTCTTGTGGATTTTCTTTCACACGCTGCCATTGTTGGATTCATGGCGGGTGCAGCCATTATCATTGGTCTTCAGCAGCTAAAAGGGCTACTTGGGATTAGTCACTTCACAGTCAAAACAGATGTGGTGTCGGTCCTAGAGTCTGTTGTTAGATCAATTAACAGTGAA TTGTCCCCTCTGAATTTCGTCCTTGGTTGTTCATTCCTGATCTTCCTCCTATTTACTAGATTTCTA GGCCGGAGAAACAAGAACCTCTTCTGGTTGCCTGCTATCGCTCCTTTGATATCAGTAGTGTTATCCACTTTGATTGTGTTTTTGACAAAAGCTGATAAGCACGGAGTTCAGATTATAAAACACATCAAAAGGGGACTAAATCAAAGTTCAGTTCATCAATTACAATTTAAAGGTCCACATGTTGGACAAGCAGCAAAAGTTGGACTAGTTTCTGCAATTATTGCTCTCACG GAAGCCATCGCTGTTGGCCGATCTTTCGCTTCCATTAGGGGCTATCACCTGGATGGGAACCAGGAAATGGTAGCCATGGGCTTTATGAACGTAGCAGGATCTTTATCCTCATGCTACGTGGCAACTG GGTCATTCTCTAGGACAGCCGTAAATGTCAGCTCAGGATGTCAAACAGTAGTGTCAAATTTAGTGATGGCCATTACTGTGCTTCTGTCACTGGAATTGCTTACTAGGCTCCTGTACTTCACTCCGATTGCAATCCTAGCTTCAATCATTCTGTCTGCTCTTCCTGGACTTATTGACATAAATGAAGCTTACAATATCTGGAAGGTTGACAAATTAGATTTCCTTGCATGTATTGGTGCATTTCTTGGGGTCTTGTTTGCATCAGTGGAGATTGGCCTTCTGGCTGCG GTAACAATctcatttggaaaaatattactaaaatcaATTCGACCCGGCATAGAAGAACTGGGGAGACTTCCTGGAACAGATATCTTCTGTGACATAAGCCAATACCCGATGGCCATTAAGACTCCGGCCATCCTGATAATCCGCATCGACTCTTCTTCCATGTGCTTTGTTAATGCCAATTTCATAAGAGAAAG GATATTAGGGTtgatgaaagaagaagaagataaaatgaCAGAAAATGCAAATGGAACTGTGCAAGCATTAATCCTTGACATGTCCA ACATGATGAACATTGACACTTCAGGAATTATAGCACTAGAGGAACTGCACAGGAAGTTGGTTTCTCAAGGCAAAGAA CTCTAG